A window from Gemmobacter fulvus encodes these proteins:
- a CDS encoding efflux RND transporter permease subunit translates to MGFNLSALAVRERAVTLFFIVLLAAAGVYAFAKLGRAEDPSFTIKTLTVSAVWPGATAHEMQDLVAEPLEKRIQELTWYDRVETTTRSGYAFLTVTLKDSTPPAAVEEEFYQARKKLGDEARNLPPGVIGPFVNDEYSDVSFGLYALKAKGLPMRDLARQAEAIRQDLLHVPGVKKINILGERQEQIFVEFSYAKLATLGVSAQDIASALQRQNTVTPAGSIDTSGPQIFIRFDGAYDSIQAIADTPIMAGGRTLKLSDIAEVRRGYQEPETYIIRHEGEPAIMLAAVMQQGWNGLELGKALEVRTSAIAETLPLGMMLAKVSDQAVNIDAAVSEFMLKFAMALGVVLFVSLVSMGWRVGIVVALAVPLTLAVVFLIMLETGRFFDRITLGALILALGLLVDDAIIAIEVMVIKMEEGMDRISAAAYAWSHTAAPMLSGTFVTIIGLMPVGFAASSAGEYAGNIFWVVGFALIVSWVVAVIFTPYLGVKMLPDIKPVEGGHHAIYDTPNYRRLRQVIKFTVRHKLMTCAIVVVIMGASAAGMGSVKQQFFPTSDRPEVLVEVRMPEGTSIGATTVAVEKLERWLGDQPEAEIVTSYIGQGAPRFFFAMSPELPDPAFAKIVVLTKDAHTREALKHRLREAVAEGLAPEAFVRVTQLVFGPYTAFPVEFRIIGPDPARLYEISDQALDLMSTVPDVRQPNRDWGNRSPVLRFVPDQERLNLIGLSPAEASVQLQMLLSGLTVTAVREDIRNVPVVARSAGDTRLDPSRLADFSLMSRDGSQIPLDQLGRSEIRFEEPILKRRDRMPIITIRSDINEASQPPEVSLQVMQALQPLIDRLPIGYRIEMAGNIEESMKANTALAKIFPVMIAAMLIVIILQVRSLSTMTMVMLTAPLGLAGVVPVLIAFDQPFGFNAILGLIGLAGILMRNTLILTEQIKENQAAGLDDYNAVIEATVQRTRPVILTALAAILAFIPLTHSVFWGSMAYTLIGGTAAGTALILLFLPALYAAWFRISPKDQGTVSEMPVHQLNRGAQLAAE, encoded by the coding sequence ATGGGTTTCAATCTCTCTGCATTGGCGGTGCGCGAACGTGCGGTCACCCTGTTCTTCATCGTGCTGCTGGCTGCGGCCGGCGTCTATGCCTTTGCCAAGCTTGGCCGGGCAGAGGATCCGTCCTTTACCATCAAGACGCTGACGGTCAGCGCCGTCTGGCCCGGCGCGACTGCGCATGAAATGCAGGATCTGGTTGCAGAGCCGCTTGAAAAGCGCATCCAAGAACTGACCTGGTATGACCGTGTCGAAACGACTACACGGTCGGGCTATGCCTTTCTGACCGTGACCCTGAAGGACAGCACGCCGCCCGCCGCCGTCGAGGAAGAGTTCTATCAGGCCCGCAAAAAGCTGGGGGATGAGGCCAGAAACCTCCCGCCCGGCGTAATCGGCCCCTTCGTCAATGACGAATATTCAGATGTCAGTTTCGGCCTTTATGCGTTGAAGGCCAAAGGCTTGCCGATGCGCGATCTGGCGCGGCAGGCCGAGGCGATCCGCCAGGATCTGCTGCATGTGCCCGGCGTCAAGAAGATCAATATCCTTGGCGAGCGTCAGGAACAGATCTTTGTCGAGTTCTCTTATGCCAAACTGGCAACTCTCGGCGTGTCCGCACAGGACATTGCCAGCGCGTTGCAACGGCAAAACACGGTCACGCCCGCAGGGTCAATCGACACCAGCGGCCCGCAAATATTCATCCGGTTTGACGGGGCCTATGACAGCATTCAGGCAATTGCCGACACGCCGATCATGGCCGGTGGCCGAACGCTGAAGCTGTCAGATATTGCCGAGGTGCGGCGCGGCTATCAGGAGCCGGAAACCTATATCATCCGGCACGAAGGCGAACCGGCGATCATGCTGGCTGCCGTCATGCAGCAAGGCTGGAACGGCTTGGAGCTTGGCAAGGCGCTGGAAGTGCGCACCAGCGCCATTGCTGAAACCTTGCCGCTTGGCATGATGCTGGCCAAGGTCAGCGATCAGGCGGTGAATATTGACGCCGCCGTCAGCGAGTTCATGTTGAAATTCGCCATGGCGCTTGGGGTTGTGCTGTTTGTCAGCCTTGTCAGCATGGGGTGGCGCGTGGGGATCGTGGTCGCGCTTGCCGTGCCGCTGACACTGGCCGTGGTCTTTCTGATCATGCTGGAAACCGGACGGTTCTTTGACCGTATCACCCTCGGTGCGCTGATCCTCGCCTTGGGCCTGCTGGTTGACGATGCCATTATCGCCATCGAGGTCATGGTCATCAAGATGGAAGAGGGCATGGACCGGATAAGTGCCGCCGCCTACGCTTGGAGCCATACTGCGGCCCCGATGCTGTCGGGCACGTTTGTCACCATCATCGGGCTGATGCCGGTCGGTTTTGCGGCATCAAGCGCAGGCGAGTATGCGGGCAATATCTTCTGGGTCGTGGGCTTTGCGCTGATCGTCTCATGGGTGGTTGCGGTGATCTTTACCCCCTATCTGGGCGTGAAAATGCTGCCCGACATCAAACCGGTCGAGGGCGGTCATCACGCAATCTATGACACGCCGAATTACCGTCGGCTGCGGCAGGTCATCAAATTCACTGTCCGGCACAAGCTCATGACCTGCGCGATTGTGGTGGTCATCATGGGGGCCTCAGCGGCGGGCATGGGCTCGGTCAAGCAGCAGTTCTTCCCGACATCCGACCGGCCGGAGGTTCTGGTCGAGGTGCGGATGCCCGAAGGCACCAGCATCGGTGCCACCACGGTGGCGGTCGAAAAACTGGAACGCTGGCTTGGCGATCAGCCCGAGGCCGAGATCGTCACCAGCTATATCGGCCAGGGCGCGCCACGCTTCTTCTTTGCGATGTCGCCGGAACTGCCGGATCCGGCTTTTGCGAAAATCGTGGTGCTGACCAAAGATGCCCATACGCGCGAGGCGCTGAAGCACCGCCTACGCGAAGCCGTTGCCGAAGGCCTGGCACCCGAGGCTTTCGTTCGCGTCACGCAACTGGTCTTTGGGCCTTACACTGCGTTCCCGGTGGAATTCCGGATTATTGGGCCAGATCCAGCCCGGCTTTACGAGATTTCGGATCAGGCGCTCGACCTGATGTCTACCGTTCCCGATGTACGACAGCCCAATCGCGACTGGGGCAACCGTTCCCCCGTGCTGCGCTTTGTGCCCGATCAGGAGCGGCTGAATCTGATCGGACTGTCGCCCGCCGAGGCCTCGGTGCAACTGCAAATGTTGCTCAGCGGCCTGACCGTGACGGCGGTGCGTGAGGATATCCGCAATGTGCCGGTCGTGGCGCGCAGCGCGGGCGACACCCGGCTTGACCCGTCGCGGCTGGCGGATTTTTCGCTGATGAGCCGGGATGGAAGCCAGATCCCGCTGGATCAGCTTGGCCGTTCGGAAATCCGGTTTGAGGAACCCATCCTCAAGCGGCGCGATCGGATGCCGATCATCACGATCCGCTCTGACATCAACGAGGCCTCGCAGCCCCCTGAAGTATCCCTCCAGGTGATGCAGGCGCTGCAACCTCTGATCGACAGGCTGCCGATCGGCTACCGGATCGAGATGGCCGGGAATATCGAGGAGTCGATGAAGGCAAACACGGCGCTGGCAAAGATATTCCCCGTGATGATCGCCGCCATGCTGATCGTCATCATCCTCCAGGTGCGCAGCCTGTCGACCATGACGATGGTGATGCTGACCGCGCCGCTTGGTCTGGCGGGGGTGGTGCCAGTGCTAATCGCCTTTGATCAGCCCTTCGGTTTCAACGCGATCCTCGGGCTCATCGGTCTGGCGGGCATCCTGATGCGCAACACGCTGATTCTGACCGAACAGATCAAGGAAAATCAGGCGGCGGGCCTTGATGACTATAACGCCGTGATAGAGGCGACCGTGCAGCGGACAAGGCCGGTGATCCTGACCGCGCTGGCGGCGATCCTCGCCTTCATCCCGCTGACCCATTCCGTGTTCTGGGGGTCGATGGCCTACACGCTGATCGGCGGCACCGCCGCGGGCACCGCCCTCATCCTGCTGTTCTTGCCCGCGCTTTATGCGGCCTGGTTCAGGATCTCACCGAAGGATCAGGGCACAGTGTCAGAGATGCCAGTCCATCAGCTGAACCGGGGCGCGCAGCTGGCAGCGGAGTAA
- a CDS encoding TetR/AcrR family transcriptional regulator: protein MRVTRAQAEQNHQAVINAASTLFREHGFDGIGLKDLMKGAGLTQGGFYKQFASKEDLIAQASGRSMEMAAQRWTDAVAKNPDAPLEAITAFYLSPEHLNEKSKGCPMVALGADAARQGPKVKARFEAGVKEHLRMLSDLTGSDGDGGPSDKAMVLLSLMVGALTLSRAVNDEALAHVLLQAVASQVRDIAAD from the coding sequence ATGAGAGTTACGCGCGCGCAGGCGGAACAGAATCATCAGGCCGTCATCAATGCAGCCAGCACGTTGTTTCGCGAACATGGCTTTGATGGCATCGGTCTCAAGGATCTGATGAAGGGCGCAGGTCTGACGCAGGGCGGCTTCTACAAGCAGTTTGCATCGAAGGAAGATCTGATCGCACAGGCCTCAGGGCGATCCATGGAAATGGCAGCACAGCGATGGACGGATGCCGTGGCCAAGAATCCTGACGCGCCGCTTGAGGCGATCACGGCGTTCTACCTTTCGCCTGAGCATTTGAACGAGAAGAGCAAAGGCTGCCCCATGGTCGCACTGGGTGCAGATGCTGCCCGTCAGGGCCCTAAGGTCAAGGCCCGGTTCGAAGCCGGGGTGAAAGAGCATCTCAGGATGCTGTCGGACCTGACCGGATCCGATGGTGATGGCGGCCCATCAGACAAGGCAATGGTTTTGCTGTCGCTGATGGTCGGCGCACTGACGCTGTCGCGTGCGGTGAATGACGAGGCGCTTGCACATGTGCTGCTGCAGGCGGTTGCCAGTCAGGTCCGGGATATCGCCGCTGACTAA
- a CDS encoding MATE family efflux transporter, whose product MTTAAAQIQRDPRTQRLLDAPILPLLVRMALPNALIMLAQASTGLIETFWVSKVGTDALAGMALVFPVVMLMTMISAGAVGGAVSSSIARALGSGRRADADALVLHAVVVNVVIGLGFSVLFLIWGRPIYTALGGRGGELEAAILYSNVVFAGNVFTWLMNGLGSVIRGAGNMLVPALVSVLGVVFLIPVSPMLIFGFGPVPAMGIAGGGLALVLYYVVGAAILGLYIVSGRNPARFRWLPLQGRHFAGILKIGAFSSVQSVISNVVIAGSTAIIAARLGVEAVAGFGTGIRLEYLLIPLVFGIGAPMVALVGTNAAAGLQARARQIALTGAVLAFAVTETVGLIAALFPVAWLTLFSAEPEMIEAGRAYLQIVGPFYGFFGLGLVLYFAAQGQQKLALPLMAGIVRLVIALGGGWLALNWTGDIRALYLALGLGLLAYGVIMLAGVVRR is encoded by the coding sequence ATGACCACCGCAGCTGCGCAGATACAACGCGACCCGCGCACGCAGCGCCTGCTGGACGCGCCGATCCTGCCACTGTTGGTCAGGATGGCGCTGCCCAATGCGCTTATCATGCTGGCGCAGGCCTCGACCGGGCTGATCGAGACCTTCTGGGTGTCAAAAGTCGGCACCGATGCGCTGGCAGGGATGGCGCTGGTCTTTCCGGTCGTCATGCTGATGACAATGATTTCGGCAGGCGCGGTGGGCGGGGCTGTCTCCTCCTCCATCGCACGCGCATTGGGGTCGGGGCGGCGCGCGGATGCGGATGCGCTGGTGCTGCATGCCGTGGTGGTCAATGTCGTGATCGGTCTGGGGTTCTCCGTGCTGTTTCTGATCTGGGGGCGACCGATCTACACCGCGCTTGGCGGGCGGGGCGGCGAGTTGGAGGCCGCGATCCTCTATTCCAACGTGGTCTTTGCCGGGAACGTCTTTACCTGGCTGATGAACGGCTTGGGCAGCGTGATCCGGGGCGCAGGCAATATGCTCGTGCCCGCGCTGGTTTCGGTGCTCGGGGTGGTGTTTCTTATCCCGGTCTCGCCAATGCTGATCTTCGGCTTTGGCCCGGTTCCGGCAATGGGCATCGCGGGCGGCGGGCTGGCACTGGTGCTGTATTATGTGGTGGGGGCGGCCATTCTGGGTCTTTACATCGTTTCGGGTCGCAACCCCGCACGCTTTCGCTGGTTGCCGCTGCAAGGACGGCACTTTGCCGGGATCCTGAAGATTGGCGCGTTTTCTTCGGTCCAGTCGGTGATCAGCAATGTGGTGATCGCGGGCAGCACGGCAATCATCGCCGCGCGGCTGGGAGTCGAGGCGGTGGCGGGCTTCGGCACCGGCATCCGGCTGGAATATTTGCTGATCCCGCTGGTCTTCGGCATCGGCGCGCCGATGGTGGCGCTGGTCGGCACCAATGCCGCGGCCGGGTTGCAGGCCCGTGCGCGCCAGATCGCGCTGACTGGCGCCGTGCTGGCCTTTGCCGTGACCGAGACGGTGGGCCTGATCGCGGCGCTTTTCCCGGTGGCCTGGCTGACCCTGTTCAGCGCCGAGCCAGAGATGATCGAAGCGGGACGCGCCTATTTGCAGATTGTGGGGCCATTCTACGGCTTCTTCGGGCTGGGTCTGGTTCTGTATTTTGCGGCTCAGGGCCAGCAAAAGCTGGCGCTTCCGCTGATGGCAGGGATTGTCCGGCTGGTGATCGCGCTTGGCGGCGGCTGGCTGGCGCTGAACTGGACCGGCGATATTCGCGCGCTGTATCTGGCATTGGGTCTGGGTCTTTTGGCTTATGGTGTGATCATGCTGGCGGGGGTTGTGCGGCGTTAA
- the fabF gene encoding beta-ketoacyl-ACP synthase II, with the protein MRRIVVSGMGAVSPLGVGTEMNWKRLLVGGSGLRHLPDAVSADLGCKVAAPVPGIAEDPEGGFDPDRAVLPKDQRRMDRFILFAMAAADEAMAQAGWLPTTEEQRRRTATIIATGIGGFHAIVDAVTTVAERGPRRLSPFTVPSFLANLAAGQVSIRHGFKGPLGAPVTACAAGVQAIGDAARMIRAGEIDVALCGGAEACIDRTALGGFAAARALSTGWNETPALASRPFDQGRDGFVMGEGAGILVIEALDHALARGAQPIAEIVGYGTTSDAWHITAGPEDGDGARRAMEIALAQAGVSPDAVGHLNAHATSTPVGDLGELAAIRSLFTRLPGPAISATKSATGHLLGAAGGLEAIFTALALRDQIAPPTRNLTEPDPAAEGLDLVGLEARSLQTDYALSNGFGFGGVNASLVLRRWTGM; encoded by the coding sequence ATGCGCAGAATCGTAGTGAGCGGTATGGGTGCCGTCAGCCCGCTGGGCGTTGGCACTGAGATGAACTGGAAACGCCTCTTGGTGGGTGGATCCGGCTTGAGGCATCTGCCTGACGCGGTCAGCGCTGACCTGGGTTGCAAGGTTGCGGCACCTGTTCCGGGAATCGCCGAAGACCCCGAAGGCGGCTTTGATCCTGACCGGGCCGTATTGCCCAAGGATCAGCGGCGGATGGACCGCTTCATCCTGTTTGCCATGGCTGCGGCTGATGAAGCTATGGCGCAGGCGGGCTGGCTTCCGACAACCGAAGAACAGCGGCGCCGCACTGCCACGATCATCGCAACCGGGATCGGCGGCTTTCACGCCATCGTCGATGCGGTGACGACCGTGGCCGAGCGCGGCCCGCGCCGCCTGTCGCCCTTCACGGTGCCGTCGTTTCTGGCCAACCTTGCTGCAGGGCAGGTCTCGATCCGGCACGGCTTCAAAGGCCCGCTTGGCGCGCCGGTTACTGCCTGCGCGGCGGGGGTGCAGGCCATTGGAGATGCCGCCCGCATGATCCGCGCCGGTGAGATTGATGTAGCTTTGTGCGGGGGTGCCGAGGCTTGCATCGACCGCACCGCACTTGGCGGCTTCGCGGCGGCCCGCGCGCTGTCAACTGGCTGGAATGAGACGCCCGCTCTGGCCTCGCGCCCGTTTGATCAGGGGCGGGACGGGTTCGTCATGGGCGAAGGCGCGGGGATTCTGGTGATCGAGGCACTGGACCATGCGCTGGCCCGTGGTGCGCAGCCAATTGCCGAGATCGTGGGCTACGGCACCACGTCGGACGCTTGGCACATCACCGCTGGCCCCGAGGATGGCGATGGGGCACGGCGCGCTATGGAGATTGCGCTTGCTCAGGCTGGGGTCTCGCCAGATGCGGTGGGCCACTTGAACGCGCATGCCACCTCGACCCCGGTTGGTGATCTGGGCGAACTGGCGGCAATCCGCTCTCTGTTTACACGCCTGCCCGGCCCGGCGATCAGTGCCACAAAATCGGCCACCGGTCATCTTCTGGGGGCAGCAGGTGGGTTGGAGGCGATCTTTACCGCGCTGGCGCTGCGCGACCAGATCGCGCCGCCGACGCGCAATCTGACTGAACCGGACCCGGCAGCCGAGGGGCTGGATCTGGTCGGCCTTGAAGCCCGCAGCCTTCAGACCGACTATGCCCTGTCAAACGGCTTCGGCTTTGGCGGCGTCAATGCGAGCCTTGTGCTGCGCCGCTGGACCGGAATGTGA
- a CDS encoding helix-turn-helix domain-containing protein, with protein sequence MKSTPRSPLRDVLARNMRLLRAEKGWSQEFLAHEAGLNRTYLSAVERGEQNISLDNLHRIAQGLNVNAWALLKEENPKSEA encoded by the coding sequence ATGAAATCCACGCCCCGAAGCCCGCTGCGCGATGTCCTCGCCCGCAACATGCGACTGTTGCGCGCCGAGAAAGGCTGGTCACAGGAGTTTCTGGCACATGAAGCGGGCCTGAACCGCACCTATCTCAGTGCCGTCGAACGGGGTGAGCAAAACATCTCTCTCGACAACCTCCATCGCATCGCTCAAGGACTGAACGTCAATGCTTGGGCGCTGTTGAAGGAAGAGAACCCAAAAAGCGAAGCATAA